One stretch of Jiangella gansuensis DSM 44835 DNA includes these proteins:
- a CDS encoding NUDIX hydrolase, with translation MTAAERDTASRLGPPPWLRPIADAAGAISSEQLARWLPPADGSARAAAVLVLFGESGGEPDVLLTERAPGLRRHAGQAAFPGGVSDPGDGGPAGTALREGVEETGIDPAGVDVLATLPPLWIPVTNYAVTPVLAWWREPCEVRVVDAAEVASVRRVPLRALLDPANRMSVRHPSGTVGPAFRTHGLLVWGFTAIVLSHLFEAAGIDEPWDRTLVVPLPTGPGGQSEGRGAI, from the coding sequence ATGACGGCAGCTGAGCGCGACACCGCGTCTCGTCTCGGCCCGCCGCCCTGGCTGCGCCCGATCGCCGATGCCGCCGGAGCGATCTCCAGCGAGCAGCTCGCACGGTGGCTGCCGCCCGCGGACGGGTCGGCGCGGGCGGCCGCGGTGCTGGTGCTGTTCGGCGAGTCCGGCGGCGAACCCGACGTCCTGCTCACCGAGCGGGCGCCGGGCCTGCGGCGGCACGCGGGTCAGGCGGCCTTCCCCGGCGGTGTCAGCGACCCCGGCGACGGCGGCCCGGCCGGTACCGCGCTGCGCGAGGGGGTCGAGGAGACCGGGATCGATCCCGCCGGCGTCGACGTCCTCGCGACTCTGCCGCCGCTGTGGATCCCCGTCACCAACTATGCGGTGACGCCGGTGCTGGCGTGGTGGCGGGAACCCTGCGAGGTGCGCGTGGTCGATGCCGCCGAGGTCGCGTCGGTTCGCCGGGTGCCGCTGCGTGCGCTGCTCGACCCGGCCAACCGGATGTCGGTGCGGCATCCGTCCGGGACGGTTGGCCCGGCCTTCCGCACACACGGCCTGCTGGTGTGGGGGTTCACCGCCATCGTGCTGTCCCATTTGTTCGAGGCTGCCGGAATCGACGAACCGTGGGATCGTACTCTCGTCGTGCCGCTCCCAACCGGGCCCGGCGGTCAATCCGAAGGTCGAGGTGCGATCTGA
- a CDS encoding MarP family serine protease encodes MLGLNAVDLLIVILAVVVGYTGWTHGFVVGLLSFIGFVGGAVGGLLLVPLVLGGFDPGLGVSVLAVLLVLGVASIGQGVLAWAGGWVRSKVSSQPARKFDAAGGALLGVAGLLLAAWACGLAISTAAVPYASPGVRESRILHLVDQAVPVSPDRFRTAFEDVVTAGGFPQVVVPWEAEPIVDVEPPGSLLRRDPEVRTASQSVIQITGRADSCDRVITGSGFVAAAERVITNAHVVAGVREPVVTFPDGEPMAAQVVAFDPDTDLAVLAVPGLPQPALPLSEQEPASSVEGVVIGYPNNGPLRSEEVRVRDVHQLIGHDIYDDDTVTREVVSLRGTIRPGNSGGPLISPDGAVMGVVFAASLTDPETGYALAPSEFADLVAESAGLVEPIPTGACT; translated from the coding sequence ATGCTGGGCCTGAACGCGGTGGACCTGCTGATCGTCATCTTGGCGGTCGTCGTCGGGTACACCGGGTGGACGCACGGGTTCGTCGTCGGTCTGCTGTCGTTCATCGGCTTCGTCGGCGGCGCCGTCGGCGGGCTGCTGCTGGTCCCGCTGGTGCTCGGCGGGTTCGACCCGGGGCTCGGAGTGTCCGTGCTGGCCGTCCTGCTGGTGCTGGGGGTCGCCTCCATCGGGCAGGGCGTGTTGGCGTGGGCCGGCGGCTGGGTGCGCTCCAAGGTGTCGTCGCAGCCGGCACGGAAGTTCGACGCCGCCGGCGGTGCCCTGCTCGGTGTGGCCGGCCTGCTGCTCGCGGCATGGGCGTGCGGCCTGGCCATCTCCACCGCGGCCGTGCCGTACGCATCACCCGGCGTGCGCGAATCGCGCATCCTGCACCTGGTCGACCAGGCCGTCCCGGTGTCGCCGGACAGGTTTCGCACCGCGTTCGAGGACGTCGTCACGGCCGGCGGCTTCCCCCAGGTGGTGGTCCCCTGGGAGGCCGAGCCCATCGTCGACGTCGAGCCGCCGGGCAGCCTGCTGCGCCGCGACCCGGAGGTGCGCACCGCGTCGCAGAGCGTCATCCAGATCACCGGTCGCGCCGATTCCTGCGACCGCGTCATCACCGGCAGCGGCTTCGTCGCCGCCGCCGAACGGGTCATCACCAACGCCCACGTCGTGGCCGGCGTACGCGAGCCCGTCGTGACGTTCCCCGACGGCGAGCCGATGGCCGCCCAGGTGGTCGCGTTCGACCCCGACACCGACCTCGCCGTGCTGGCCGTCCCCGGGCTGCCCCAACCAGCGCTGCCGCTGAGCGAGCAGGAACCGGCCAGCAGTGTCGAAGGCGTCGTCATCGGCTACCCGAACAACGGCCCGCTGCGCAGCGAGGAAGTCCGGGTCCGCGACGTCCACCAGCTCATCGGCCACGACATCTACGACGACGACACCGTCACCCGCGAGGTGGTGTCGCTGCGCGGCACCATCCGGCCGGGCAACTCCGGCGGCCCGCTGATCTCGCCTGACGGCGCGGTCATGGGCGTGGTGTTCGCGGCGTCGCTCACCGACCCCGAGACGGGCTACGCGCTGGCTCCGAGCGAGTTCGCCGACCTCGTCGCCGAGTCCGCCGGGCTGGTCGAGCCCATCCCCACCGGCGCCTGCACCTGA